The sequence GTGCGAAGATCAATCTTTCAATGATAATACCTAAAATAGCGCCTACCAATCCTGCGGCGAGAATGCCAACAAATGGAACTAATGTCCGTAGCATTGCGTTAGGGGTTTCGCCCATAGATTCAACCAACGGGGTAAAAACAAAATAGGCTACATAGGCGCCCACCATAAACGATTCGCCATGTGCAAAGTGGGGGATATTCATCACGCCGAAAACCAGCGCTAAGCCCACGGCCAGCAAAGCCCACATGCCGCCTGCAATGATTGTGTTTAATATCTGCGCAGGTCCGCCTTTGATGCCCACAATAACGACCAGGAAGAGCGAAAAAACGCTTACCAACACAACGGGAAGGTTATCTTTGATGCGAGTCATCAGCGATGTTTCCATCGCTGGCGCTGCAAGGGTTTCTTTTGCCATAGGGATTTCTCCTTCTTCGAGAAAAGCTCGATTATGAAGACCTGAAAGTTGCTTGCATGTTATATACCCAGGTAAGCATTACGAACGTGATCGTTTTCTTTCACTTCGCGGCTTGGCCCTTCCATGACAATACGGCCTTGTTCGAGAATATAAGCCCGATCGGTAATTTCAAGGGTTGTATTGACATTTTGCTCAACCAGTAGAATTGTGACGCCCTGCTGGCGCAATTTGAGCAAGGCTGTAAATACATCGTGAACCAGGTTGGGCTGCAAACCGAGTGAGGGTTCATCTACTAACATTAACTGCGGTTTCGACATCATGCCGCGCGCAATCGCCAACATTTTGCGTTCACCGCCGCTCATCGTACCTGCAAGCTGATTATGTCGCTCAGCCAGGCGGGGGAAAAGTTCAAAAATATATGCCAGCGTTTCGAGTTGCAGTTCTTTGTCTTTTACTGCATAAGCGCCTAAAATCAAATTTTCGCGCACGGACATATCAGTGAAAAGATTAAGATCTTCGGAAACATAACTGATGCCCATGCGGCTGATCGTATGCGCGGGCAGCGTGCTAATGTCTTTCCCGTTGAATAGTATTTTTCCGCCTTTGGGCTTCAACAAACCTGAGATACTGCGTAAGGTAGTTGATTTTCCTGCGCCATTGGGGCCAACCAGGGCTACGAATTCGCCTTTCTCTACTTGCAATGAAATACCCCAGAGAACCTGTAAGAAGTCGTAACCAGCATCAAGATTCTTTAGCTCAAGCATGGGGAAGCTCCTCTTTGCCCAGATAGGCTTCTATGACTTTGGGGTTTTGCAAAACATCATCCGCGGTGCCTTCGGCGATTGTCGTGCCGTATTGAATTACCATGACTTCATCGCAAATACCTTTGATGAGGCGCATAATATGTTCTACCGCAATGATCGTGACGCCCGTATCTCGAATGCGTCGGATCAAATCCATGATCGATTCGAGTTCCCCAGGTGTCAGGCCCGAAGCCAGTTCGTCTAAAAGCAGGAGTTTAGGTTTGCTAACAATTGCCCTGGCTAAATCCAATCGTTTGAGTTGAACTGCATTTAGCTGTTGAGCGGGTGTATTTGCAGGTTGATTGAATTCGACAAAATCCAGCGCTTCGCGGGCGCGTTTTTCTGCCGGGATATTAAAATGCATGGTGCTGCCAAATATTGCGCCGACTTTTACATTCTCCAGGACAGTTAATTTTGGGAAGGGACGCGGAATTTGGAAAGTTCGTGCAAGGCCCTTTCTACACATGATATCGGCGCTGGACCCGGTGGTGGTTTCGCCCATAAACTGGACGCTGCCACTCGTGGGGGGGAAAGCCCCCGCAACGGAATTCAGAAAGGTGGTTTTTCCTGCACCATTGGGGCCAATTAACCCATAAATTTGTCCCTGCTTAATTTGCATGGAGACGCGGTTGACAGCAGTCAGCCCCCCAAATCTTTTGGTGACATCTTTTGCATCAAGTATCAACATATGTGCTGCCTCTCTTGATAATATGAAGGGGTGGTACGCAAAATGTACCACCCCAGTTCTATTTAGCTGTTAGGGTTTGGGAGTGAGTTTCTGTTCGGCCCAAGCAGTGGGGAAGATGATTTTGCCTTCACCGTCGAAGTATTGCAGGACGGGGAAGATATAGTAACCTTCACCAACAACCGGGTCAGGAACAACTTCTGCATTGGTAGAGTAGTTGCTCATCACAATGCCATCTGTGTAAGCCCACTCACCCGTCCAGAATTTTTCCTGAATAAATTGGTATATGGTTTCGCTAGTGAGTTCGCCGTATTCCGCGTAGGTGGCTTCAGCCATAGCAAGCCAGAAACTGACACCATCGTAAGAGAGGCCGCCAGCGGATGGGCTAGGAGCGAACCCAGCCTGAGCTTCAAACTCAGCCGCAAAGGCCACACCATCAGCCGTTGCCCAACCGGGGATCTGATCGAGGACGTAGTTGGATGCCTCGCCAATCGATTCATACCATTCGCCGAACCAGCCGAGGCCGTCCATGATGACCAGGCTTTCCAGACCGACTTCGTCAACCTGCTTGATGAAGTTAGAAACGACGGGTAGTGCGGTGCTGGTGCCGGCAATGAGAGCGGGATTGAGATCGACAAACTTGTTCAGTAGGGG comes from Chloroflexota bacterium and encodes:
- a CDS encoding ABC transporter ATP-binding protein, which gives rise to MLILDAKDVTKRFGGLTAVNRVSMQIKQGQIYGLIGPNGAGKTTFLNSVAGAFPPTSGSVQFMGETTTGSSADIMCRKGLARTFQIPRPFPKLTVLENVKVGAIFGSTMHFNIPAEKRAREALDFVEFNQPANTPAQQLNAVQLKRLDLARAIVSKPKLLLLDELASGLTPGELESIMDLIRRIRDTGVTIIAVEHIMRLIKGICDEVMVIQYGTTIAEGTADDVLQNPKVIEAYLGKEELPHA
- a CDS encoding ABC transporter ATP-binding protein translates to MLELKNLDAGYDFLQVLWGISLQVEKGEFVALVGPNGAGKSTTLRSISGLLKPKGGKILFNGKDISTLPAHTISRMGISYVSEDLNLFTDMSVRENLILGAYAVKDKELQLETLAYIFELFPRLAERHNQLAGTMSGGERKMLAIARGMMSKPQLMLVDEPSLGLQPNLVHDVFTALLKLRQQGVTILLVEQNVNTTLEITDRAYILEQGRIVMEGPSREVKENDHVRNAYLGI